One Glycine max cultivar Williams 82 chromosome 4, Glycine_max_v4.0, whole genome shotgun sequence DNA segment encodes these proteins:
- the LOC100802245 gene encoding uncharacterized protein isoform X2, protein MWFILKIDKWGLVSRNIMFPLQPNIMFFRTAGDDSTRQLCCEEETAQPKSQIKEPPQLKEPKASCFPAFAPFPMASSMNSSGKPSVPISLGKSAKKLAPVESNYVTASSGPTTIGNPKGLKNLHWDERYQQLQMFLRKLDQSDREEYIQMLHSLSSVELSKHAVELEKRSIQLSLEEAKELQRVAVLNVLGKSVKNFKAPADYDECSDKLKTLS, encoded by the exons ATGTGGTTTATCTTGAAAATTGACAAATGGGGACTTGTTTCCAGAAACATCATGTTTCCTTTGCAACCTAATATCATGTTTTTCAGGACAGCTGGAGATGATTCAACAAG GCAACTTTGTTGTGAAGAGGAGACTGCTCAACCAAAATCTCAGATAAAGGAGCCACCTCAGTTAAAGGAACCTAAGGCTTCTTGCTTCCCAGCATTTGCACCTTTTCCTATGGCTTCTTCAATGAACTCATCTGGAAAGCCTTCAGTTCCTATTTCTCTTGGGAAATCTGCCAAGAAATTAGCACCAGTTGAGTCCAATTATGTGACAGCTTCTTCTGGCCCAACTACTATTGGTAATCCAaagggattaaaaaatttgcacTGGGACGAGCGATACCAACAATTGCAGATGTTTTTGAGGAAATTGGACCAATCAGATCGAGAGGAATATATCCAAA TGCTTCACTCCCTGTCCTCAGTTGAACTTAGCAAACATGCTGTTGAGTTAGAGAAGAGATCAATTCAGCTTTCATTAGAGGAAG CTAAAGAATTGCAGCGTGTTGCTGTTTTAAATGTCTTGGGTAAATCAGTGAAAAACTTCAAAGCACCCGCAGATTATGACGAATGTTCAGACAAGTTGAAGACATTATCATGA
- the LOC100802245 gene encoding uncharacterized protein isoform X1 — translation MIQQGIDSKFCEYSLGNCKMDLPNRDKQLTVAVKTALRDLQNDNKIMVPTSVGSSSFLKDKDPGTDSNRVSGTKRPLSDYPLNHQLQQSPSNNAANGHLVYVRRKSEAELSKGIAYENPSINAYCSHSRQLCCEEETAQPKSQIKEPPQLKEPKASCFPAFAPFPMASSMNSSGKPSVPISLGKSAKKLAPVESNYVTASSGPTTIGNPKGLKNLHWDERYQQLQMFLRKLDQSDREEYIQMLHSLSSVELSKHAVELEKRSIQLSLEEAKELQRVAVLNVLGKSVKNFKAPADYDECSDKLKTLS, via the exons ATGATTCAACAAGGTATAGATTCTAAATTTTGTGAGTATAGTCTGGGCAATTGTAAAATGGACTTGCCTAATCGTGATAAACAACTGACTGTTGCTGTGAAGACAGCATTGAGAGATCtgcaaaatgataataaaatcatgGTGCCAACCTCTGTTGGAAGCTCTTCATTTTTAAAGGATAAGGATCCTGGTACTGATTCTAATAGAGTTTCTGGCACCAAGAGACCCTTGTCTGACTACCCATTGAATCACCAGCTCCAACAATCTCCAAGCAATAATGCTGCAAATGGACATCTTGTGTATGTCCGTAGAAAATCAGAAGCAGAATTGAGCAAGGGCATTGCTTATGAAAATCCAAGTATTAATGCTTATTGTTCACATTCTAGGCAACTTTGTTGTGAAGAGGAGACTGCTCAACCAAAATCTCAGATAAAGGAGCCACCTCAGTTAAAGGAACCTAAGGCTTCTTGCTTCCCAGCATTTGCACCTTTTCCTATGGCTTCTTCAATGAACTCATCTGGAAAGCCTTCAGTTCCTATTTCTCTTGGGAAATCTGCCAAGAAATTAGCACCAGTTGAGTCCAATTATGTGACAGCTTCTTCTGGCCCAACTACTATTGGTAATCCAaagggattaaaaaatttgcacTGGGACGAGCGATACCAACAATTGCAGATGTTTTTGAGGAAATTGGACCAATCAGATCGAGAGGAATATATCCAAA TGCTTCACTCCCTGTCCTCAGTTGAACTTAGCAAACATGCTGTTGAGTTAGAGAAGAGATCAATTCAGCTTTCATTAGAGGAAG CTAAAGAATTGCAGCGTGTTGCTGTTTTAAATGTCTTGGGTAAATCAGTGAAAAACTTCAAAGCACCCGCAGATTATGACGAATGTTCAGACAAGTTGAAGACATTATCATGA